Part of the Moraxella ovis genome is shown below.
GCTCTTTGCTTGGTTGGTATATGAAGTAGTTAATACACTCAATCATACTCATTAAAAATATCTCCTTGAATCTTCTTTTTATTTGAATTCTTAAACTTAAGTTTAAGTTCTTCAAATTGATTGCTATCTCCATTGCATATAATATTCAAATCATGCACCTCCAAAGTAATTTTGTGCATCTTTCTATAGCTTATTCCAAAAGCGGGGCTGTACATGGGTTTAATTGATAATCTAGATACGTTTCCTTAAACTGTTTTTTTCTTTGGTATTGGGATGATCGATGAGTACGTTCCAGCACAATGCCTGATTAAGCAGACGCTCCAAACCACCTTCAAACGCATTACTATCTAGCGAAAAATGGTTAATTTCAGGCTCTGACAGCCTATCCTGATGCAAGATGTAAAAAATCTCCGCCAGTCTTACAGTCAAGACATTCAAAGCCTGCCCCAGAGGAGCGTACGAACCAATATCTTTTACAAGCTTCTGACTTACAGCTTTTGCGGCATCATGCATACGGGTAGGTGGTATGCTATTCATGTTGGCAATATCAATGAAGCCGTCATGTATTGCATTGACTGAATCAAAGTACAATGCCAAAGATTGATAACATAATTCCAAAAAATGGCGTATATTGTCTGCGCTTAAATATATAAACCTATCAAATCCAGAGTATATAGGTATATTGTTATACATTGAATCCAAATTCAGTTTAAATATTCCCGCATGCAAATAATGATCAATTTTTTCATTGAAGGATTTAAGTTCTGGGTCGGTCAGCTTGTTATTTAAACAACGGGTTAAAATATCAGGATCAAATGTTTTATGTTTTGATATTGCAGCAAGAGCAACAATCAAAACAGCATCCTCCTTTAGAAGCTTTATTGATTCTTCATTGAGGTGTTCTATATATTTTTGGTTTTTTATAGCTCTATCAACAAACTTGGGGTTTTGTTTTACATACTCAGAGACTAGATGTTTTGCAGAGTACTCCCTAAATATACCACTTGCAAAACTTAGACAGCATTCATCAGGAGTTTTTTGATAGTTGTCTGGATCCATGGTTGCAAGCAGTACTTTAGCAAAAAAAGACGCTTTTCAGATCTAGCTAAATTATTTATAATTTTGTCAAGATTGATTTCTTCATAATCATGGTT
Proteins encoded:
- a CDS encoding ORC-CDC6 family AAA ATPase; translation: MDPDNYQKTPDECCLSFASGIFREYSAKHLVSEYVKQNPKFVDRAIKNQKYIEHLNEESIKLLKEDAVLIVALAAISKHKTFDPDILTRCLNNKLTDPELKSFNEKIDHYLHAGIFKLNLDSMYNNIPIYSGFDRFIYLSADNIRHFLELCYQSLALYFDSVNAIHDGFIDIANMNSIPPTRMHDAAKAVSQKLVKDIGSYAPLGQALNVLTVRLAEIFYILHQDRLSEPEINHFSLDSNAFEGGLERLLNQALCWNVLIDHPNTKEKNSLRKRI